A genomic window from Diospyros lotus cultivar Yz01 chromosome 2, ASM1463336v1, whole genome shotgun sequence includes:
- the LOC127794859 gene encoding adenine/guanine permease AZG2, whose translation MGGRSWKKMEKGLNEAVSKSRVGKYFKLEARKSCFTAELRAGTATFLTMAYIITVNATILADSGGPCSAADCLPPPANQTTASPDCVLNSNPGYQNCLSKVKTDLIVATALSSMIGSFAMGLFANLPLALAPGMGPNAYLAYNLVGFHGSGPMSYQTAMAVVLVEGCAFLLIAVFGLRAKLARIIPDPIRLACAAGIGLFIAFVGLQAHQGMGLVGPDPATLVTVSACSTTNPATGECIGGKMRSPTFWLGSVGFLIMSYGLMKEIKGSMIYGMVFVTLISWIRGTAVTYFPHTPLGDSNYSYFKKVVDFHKIKSTAGAISFTHFNQSQVWVAIVTLLYVDVLATTGTLYTMAQVGGFLNDQGGFEGEYLAYMVDAGTTTVGAALGVSPIATFVESSAGIREGGRTGLTAMVVAAYFMVSLFFIPLLSSVPPWSIGPSLVMVGVMMMKVLKDIDWGNIKEAVPAFVTMLLMPLTYSISNGIIAGIGLYIALGLYDYLGGWIKWLIEMRRMVAKEQNQVSATAGQDVAEII comes from the coding sequence atgggGGGCCGTTCatggaagaagatggagaagggGTTGAATGAGGCGGTTTCGAAGAGCAGGGTTGGCAAATACTTCAAGTTGGAGGCCAGGAAGAGCTGCTTCACGGCTGAGCTACGCGCCGGCACCGCCACTTTTCTCACCATGGCTTATATCATCACCGTCAACGCCACCATCCTGGCGGATTCCGGCGGCCCTTGCTCGGCGGCCGACTGCTTGCCGCCGCCAGCCAACCAGACCACTGCTTCTCCAGACTGCGTCCTGAACTCTAATCCTGGCTACCAAAATTGCCTGTCAAAGGTCAAAACTGACCTCATTGTGGCCACCGCGTTGTCTTCTATGATTGGGTCGTTCGCCATGGGCCTTTTCGCCAATTTACCTCTGGCTTTGGCCCCAGGTATGGGCCCAAACGCTTACTTGGCTTACAATTTGGTGGGCTTTCATGGGTCTGGGCCCATGTCCTACCAGACTGCCATGGCTGTCGTCTTGGTTGAAGGCTGTGCTTTTCTTCTCATCGCTGTGTTTGGGCTTAGGGCAAAGCTGGCTCGGATCATACCCGATCCGATCCGGCTGGCTTGCGCGGCGGGTATCGGGCTTTTCATCGCCTTCGTGGGCCTACAGGCCCACCAGGGGATGGGCCTTGTGGGTCCCGATCCGGCCACCTTGGTAACTGTCTCTGCTTGTTCCACCACGAATCCGGCGACCGGAGAGTGCATCGGCGGGAAAATGCGCAGCCCGACGTTCTGGCTCGGCTCAGTTGGCTTCCTAATAATGTCTTATGGGTTAATGAAGGAGATTAAGGGTAGCATGATATATGGCATGGTCTTTGTGACGCTAATTTCATGGATTAGGGGCACGGCCGTGACCTATTTCCCTCACACACCCCTTGGTGACTCCAATTACAGCTATTTCAAAAAGGTGGTCGACTTTCACAAGATCAAGTCCACTGCAGGGGCCATTAGCTTCACCCACTTCAACCAAAGTCAAGTTTGGGTGGCCATAGTGAcgttattatatgttgatgtgCTAGCCACCACAGGTACATTGTACACCATGGCACAAGTTGGGGGCTTCCTGAATGACCAAGGAGGCTTTGAGGGGGAATACTTGGCTTACATGGTCGACGCGGGCACGACAACTGTGGGGGCCGCACTCGGAGTCTCTCCGATTGCAACGTTTGTAGAATCGTCAGCAGGAATCAGGGAAGGGGGCAGGACGGGACTAACGGCCATGGTCGTGGCAGCATATTTTATGGTATCATTGTTTTTCATACCACTATTGTCAAGTGTGCCACCATGGTCAATAGGTCCATCTTTGGTCATGGTTGgggtgatgatgatgaaggtGTTGAAGGACATAGACTGGGGCAACATAAAGGAGGCAGTGCCTGCTTTTGTTACCATGCTTCTCATGCCACTGACTTACTCTATATCCAATGGCATAATTGCTGGGATTGGGCTGTACATTGCACTCGGGCTGTATGATTACCTTGGAGGGTGGATAAAGTGGCTGATCGAGATGAGAAGAATGGTGGCCAAGGAGCAAAATCAAGTGTCAGCAACAGCTGGGCAAGACGTGGCTGAAATCATTTGA
- the LOC127795357 gene encoding GDSL esterase/lipase At3g48460 has protein sequence MAPSITTLSSKIARIITSIFIISTSLPSASTTAIPNSPPFKKIYAFGDSYTDTGNTGSTTGPSGFNYVSKLPYGKTFFHHPTNRYSDGRLMIDFVAEALSLPYLPPYQDQTANKSAGVNFAVAGSTAIVYSFFVSNNLALDITHQSLGTQLSWFNKYLEGQGCKGDTTRSQCDAALSDALFWVGEIGANDYAYTIGSSVSSSTIQKLAISSVTGFLQALLTNGAKYVVVQGLPTTGCLPLAMALAPIDDRDDLGCVASANKQASSHNAVLQSKLQELRKRYPQAVIVYADFWNAYRAVMKNAGKYGFREPFRSCCGSGGGPYNFDVSNACGSPSSSSCPSPSQYINWDGVHLTEAMYKVVVDLLLNGTFSHPPFQYLLNRKKQAAGMY, from the exons ATGGCTCCTTCCATCACTACTTTATCTTCCAAAATTGCCCGCATCATCACCTCCATCTTCATCATCTCCACTTCATTGCCTTCTGCTTCCACTACTGCCATCCCAAACTCTCCTCCCTTCAAGAAGATCTATGCCTTCGGAGACTCGTATACCGACACTGGTAACACAGGATCAACCACGGGCCCCAGTGGCTTCAACTATGTATCAAAACTGCCTTATGGCAAGACATTCTTTCACCACCCCACCAACCGGTATTCTGATGGACGGCTTATGATTGACTTTGTAGCAGAAGCTTTGTCCCTGCCATACTTGCCTCCCTACCAGGACCAAACGGCCAATAAATCAGCGGGTGTTAACTTTGCCGTTGCTGGATCCACGGCAATAGTATACAGTTTCTTTGTATCGAACAACCTCGCACTTGACATCACTCATCAGTCACTTGGAACCCAGCTCAGTTGGTTCAACAAGTACTTGGAGGGTCAGGGTTGTAAAGGAGACACCACAAGAAGCCAGTGCGATGCAGCACTAAGTGATGCATTGTTTTGGGTTGGTGAAATTGGAGCCAATGACTATGCTTACACCATTGGCTCTTCTGTGTCAAGCAGCACCATCCAGAAGCTTGCAATCAGTAGTGTCACAGGATTTCTACAG GCATTGTTGACAAACGGTGCAAAGTATGTTGTGGTCCAAGGTCTGCCAACGACAGGCTGCCTGCCACTGGCCATGGCACTGGCTCCAATAGATGACAGGGATGATCTCGGGTGCGTAGCGAGTGCAAACAAACAAGCCAGCAGCCACAATGCAGTGCTTCAGTCAAAGTTGCAAGAACTCAGGAAACGGTATCCTCAGGCTGTGATTGTCTATGCTGATTTCTGGAACGCCTACCGTGCTGTGATGAAGAATGCCGGAAAGTATGGTTTTCGAGAGCCCTTCAGAAGCTGCTGCGGATCTGGGGGTGGACCATACAACTTTGATGTGTCCAATGCATGTGGCTCACCGTCATCGAGCTCCTGCCCAAGCCCTTCTCAATACATCAATTGGGATGGAGTTCACCTCACTGAAGCCATGTACAAAGTGGTCGTTGACCTACTCCTCAATGGCACATTCAGTCATCCACCCTTTCAGTACTTGTTGAACAGGAAAAAACAAGCAGCTGGTATGTACTGA